AAGGAAGCCAAAGAGCCCGCCGGCAATTTGGTGCTCGACGATGACGAGCCGATCTCGTTCGAACAGCACGGCAAGTTCCCGGGCACGTACTACCGGTTGGCCGTCGACGAGCGGGCCAAATTCGGCCACAAGCCCATTGGTTACGATTCGTGGGGTTATCCGAATGCTTCGCGCTACGTGCGCAAGCTGCAATCGCACCGCAGCCTGCTCGTGTGGAAAATCTTCGGCCAGCGCTTGGACGGTTTCAGCAACGACGATCATCCCTCGGAGACCAAGCCGGGTTCGGGCGAGCTGCAACTTAAGGGTGAGCCTGTAGAGACGGCCAAATACCGCGCAAAATGGGATATCGACTTCACCGGCAGCAGCATGCCACCGCCGGAAGCCGTTGCCGCAGGTAAGGTGAAACCACTTTCGGACGAAGACAAACGGACGCTGGTCCGCTGGATCGACCTGGGCTGCCCCCTCGACCGCGACTACGACCCGGCTCATCCCGACCAGCGCGGCCTGGGCTGGATGCTCGACGATCAGCGCCCGATGCTTACACTCACAACACCGGTCGCTGGCGAAAACGCCAAGCTCGAGCAGATTTCGCTCGGTGCGTTCGACTCCTATACCGGGCTGGATGCCGCGAGTTTGAGCATCGTCGCCGATGTGCCCCTCGCGGGTGTCGCAGCCGGTGAGAACCTGGCGGACAAGTTCCGCGAAACTTCACCCGGTGTACGAGTCTGGAAGCTGCCGCAGCCCATTACCGACCTGCCGGCAGCGAAGTTGACGGTTTCCATTCGTGATAAACAGGGGAACACCACTCAAATCGTGCGACGGTTTTCGGTGAAGTAGCAATTCCGCGACCTGCGTAGCGAGCGAAAGAAGCTTGTTCAACGTACGGCCCCGCACCCCAACCCTTTCCTCGTGCGTACACGTGGAGAGAGAGTTAATGCGCGAGACCTCTGTCCTCTGCCCCCCGTCTCCCGCCCCGGTGGCATCCCCGTAATTTTCCCAGCCGGCAGAATCTGTCTCTTGTCGCAGTCGGACCAGGGTGGTAGGCTTCTAGTGTGGGTTAGAGCGGCGGCGCAGTTTATCACGTACGGAACAACTGCAGTTTCACTGCCTCCCTGAATGGTCGGATTGAGTCGTGGATTTTCAACTCCATCTTGAGACCGATACGGTCGAGCAAGCCTCGCCTTCGCCGGCAGTATGTGCTGCGCCGGAAGAAAGCATTCGCAACGTCCTTCGCCTGCTGCGTGAGGCCCAAACCGGGGCCGCGATGGTTTGCCGGGACGAAAAGTTGCTGGGCCTCTGCACCGAACGCGACTTGGTTCGTTACTTGGCGTCGGAAGGTAACTTAGGTGCCAGCGTCAGTACGATCATGGTACGCGACCCAGTGGCCTTGCAGCCACAGGATTCGCTAGCGACAGCAATCACTTTGATGGCAGGCCGCGGTTTTCGCCAATTGCCAGTCGTGGATGCGGCAGGCCGCATTTTGGGCGTCCTCAACGCAACGGGGATTCTGCACTATCTGGTGCAGCACTTCCCCAAGGTGGTTTATACGCTCCCACCCGCACCACACCACAAGACGTCGGAGCGGGAAGGGGCTTAAATGGCCTATTCCGCTCAGTCTCTTCCCACCTTAGTCCGAGAGCAAAACGGCCGATATTAATTCGATCTTCTGTGCTGAATAAACTGCCTGAGATCGCTCACCTAACAATTTTTTGACGAGTATTTCGAGAAGGGGCTAATTGCCAGCCATGTCTACCACGATCGAGCCAGTAGTGCAGTCGCACAAGCAAACGACCAAGATTCCTAGCGCCACTATCCGCTTTGCCGGTGACTCCGGTGACGGTATGCAGATCACGGGCGACCAGTTCACCCGCACCACGGCCCTGCTTGGCAACGACATCGCCACGTTTCCCGACTATCCGGCCGAAATCCGTGCTCCTAAGGGGACGCTGGCCGGTGTTAGCGCCTTCCAAGTTCACTTTTCGAGCGAAGACATCTTCACACCTGGCGATCAACTCGACGCGCTGGTGGTGATGAACCCAGCCGCGCTCAAGACCAACCTCAGCGACTTGCGCAAGGGCGGTATTCTCATCTGCAACTCCGATGGCTTCGAGAAGAAAGATCTCGAATTGGCCGGCGAGACGGAGAATCCGCTCAACTCGCAAGTGCTGGAAGACCAGTACCAGTTGTTCAAAGTGCCGATGAACAAGATCGTCGAAATCGCACTCAAGGAGCTGAAGGCTGCGGGGATGTCGACGAAAGAAATCGACCGCTGCAAAAACTTCTTCGCGCTGGGCCTCGTGTATTGGCTTTACGGCCGCGATATGGACGCCACGATTCGCTTCTTGCAAGCGAAGTTCGGGAACAAGCCGCAGATCATCGAAGCCAACACCAAGGCACTCCAGGCAGGCTGGAACTACGGCGAAACGACCGACGCCTTCGTCAGCAATTATAAGATCGATCCCGCTCACTTGCCCCCTGGCAAGTACCGCGATATCAACGGTAATCAGGCCATGGCCTGGGGCCTGATGACTGCCGCCAAACTGAGCGACAAAGAGCTGTTTCTCGGCTCCTATCCGATCACTCCCGCCAGCGATATTTTGCACGAACTGGCCAAGTTCAAGAACATGGGCGTGCGGACCTTCCAGGCCGAAGATGAAATCGCCGCTATCACGTCGGCCATCGGTGCTGCCTACGGCGGTGCCATGGCCATCACCACTTCCAGCGGGCCGGGTATTGCCCTCAAGGGCGAAGCCATTGGCCTGGCTGTGATGCTGGAGATTCCACTGCTGATCATCAATATCCAGCGCGGTGGTCCAAGCACCGGGCTCCCTACCAAAACCGAACAAGCGGACTTGTTCCAAGCGATCGTAGGTCGCAACGGCGAATGCCCGCTGCCAGTGATCGCCGCCCGCGGCCCGGGCGACTGTTTTTATGTCGCTCAAGAAGCCTGGCGAATTTCAACTCGCTTCATGTGCCCCGTGATGATCCTTTCGGACGGCTACATCGCCAACGGCAGTGAGCCCTGGCTGATTCCCTCGATGAAGGATCTGAGAAAAATTCCTGTCACACATGCTCCCGAGCAAATCGATGGCAGCAAGTTCCTGCCCTACAAGCGAGACGAATATCTTTCGCGTCCCTGGGCAATTCCTGGCACTAAGGGCTTGATGCACCGCATCGGTGGTCTCGAAAAGCAGGACGTGACGGGCAACGTCAACTACGAGCCCGACAATCACCAGCACATGACGAACACCCGTGCTCAAAAGGTGGAAAACGTCGCCCTTGAGATTGGGCCACAGGAAGTCGAAGGGCCAGAATCCGGCGACGTGCTCGTCCTTAGCTGGGGTGGCACATATGGCGCTTGCCGGACAGCAGTTGAAGCTTGCCAAGGCCAAGGCCTGAAGGTGGCTCATGCGCACCTCCGCTGGCTGAATCCCTTCCCCAGTAACCTGGGTGATGTGCTGAAGAACTACAAAAAAGTGCTGATCCCCGAACTCAACATGGGTCAACTCCGGACGTTCATTCGCTCGAAGTATCTGGTCGACGCCATCGGCTTCAATAAGGTGAAGGGGCGTCCCTTCGCCATCGCTGAACTGATTGCCGAGATCAAGCGGGTACTGCCCAAGTAATTGCTGCTGACTCACTAAACCAAATCACACGACCGCTCAAACTCAAATGTTTCGGATGAAATAGCTGCTATGGCCAACGACATTGCTCCTGCTTTGACTTCTGCTGATTTTGCCAGCGACCAAGACGTTCGCTGGTGCCCTGGCTGCGGCGATTACTCGATTCTCGCCCAGATGAAAAAAGTGATGCCTCAGTTGGGCATCCCGCGCGAAAAAATCGTGTTCATCTCCGGCATCGGTTGCTCGAGCCGGTTCCCGTACTACATGAACACCTATGGAATGCACAGCATTCACGGCCGTGCGCCAGCCATCGCCACGGGCCTCAAGTGCGTGCGCCCCGATTTGCAAGTCTGGGTTGTTACCGGCGACGGTGACGGCCTGTCGATCGGCGGCAATCACTTCCTGCACCTGATGCGCCGCAATGTGGATCTCAAGATTCTGCTGTTCAACAACCGGATCTACGGTTTGACCAAGGGGCAGTACTCGCCCACCTCACCACTTGGCAAAATCAACAAAAGCGCGCCGATGGGCGTCATCGATAACCCGCTCAATCCGCTGTCGGTGGCGATTGGTGCTGAGGCGACCTTCGTCGCCCGTTCGATCGATGTGAACATCAAGCACCTGGGCGAAGTTCTCAAGCGGGCTGCCGAGCACAAGGGAACTGCCTTCGTCGAAATCTATCAGAACTGCAACATCTTCAACGATGGTGCCTTCGATTACGCGACGGACAAGGTTTCGAAGTTCGATACCACCGTCGAACTGGAGCATGGCAAGCCGCTGATTTTCGGCAAGAACAAGAATAAGGGCATCCGCCTGAACGGTACCGAGCCAGAAGTGGTTGAACTTGGCAAGGGAATCAGCGAAGATGACTTGCTGTTCCACGACGAGAAGGCCCCCGAGCCGACCCTCGCTTATCTGCTCAGCCGCATGCGGCACCCAGAATTCCCCGAGCCGATTGGCGTGTTCCGCGCGGTGGACCATCCCAAGTACGATGTTGAATTGAACAAGCAGGTCGAGACGGCCCGCGAGAAGAAGGGTCCTGGCGACCTGGACGCTCTGTTCAACAGCGGCGAAACTTGGACCGTCGGCTAAGTTTGGCACCATTGGTAAGGCAACTACAGGGTCTCTCCCGCATGGAATGTCCTTACTGCGATCACCCGGTCATTGAAGGGGCCGACCACTGCGACGAATGTGGTCTTCCCCTGGACGATACCTCGTTACCGGAACCAGCCAACGCGGTCGAGTTGGCCTTGCTCACCGACCGCGTGTCGCTGTTCGAGGGACGACGACCGCTCCTCATATCTCCTTCGCTGCCCGTTCGCGAAGCGATTCGCTTGCTCGCCCTGAACAACATCGGCTGCATGCTGGTGGTCGAGAAGGGAGAGCTAGTGGGCATCTTCACCGAACGAGACGTCCTGCTCAAAGTGGGCGAAGACCTGGCCACCAGCGGCGAGAAACCCGTGAGCCAGTTCATGACGGCCAACGTGCAATCGCTACCCGTCACCGCCAAAGTTGCGTTCGCACTCCACCGCATGGACCTCGGCGGCTATCGCCATGTTCCGATTGTCAACGAGCATGGCCGACCCGTCGGCATCTTCAGCTTGCGCGAAATGCTGCGTTATCTCACACGCACCCTGGCCGAATAGTTCCTGAGTAGCGTGGGCTTTAGCCCGCGTTGCTTTTGTTGGCGGTCGATGTGGTGGTTGCCTTACGCTTTCTGCATTTCTCGCATCAGCCGATTGTATTCCTCGGGTGAATCCCGTTTGTCCGCCCGCTTGTTGCGCTCCAGCATCCAGGTCGGCTCGAAATACTCCTGCAGCTTGGGGCCGCGAATGAAATACTCGAACATGCTGTTGTCCATCGGTTGGTTTTGGACGAAATAGCGCTGCACCATGCTCTCCTTGAGCACAGCTTGAGGCATAAAAGTTCGGACGAGATCGGCGTCGTCCAGCACGTGTTCGAGTTCGTGCTGAATGATGATTCGAAAGCGATTGACGCTCGATTTGTCTTTGTCGTTCGGTTTGTATTCGTCGAGAATGTACACACTGACGGTGGAATCGAAGTAGACCTCGCCCCCCATGAACTGCCACTGGGGCGGGCCGTTTTTCGTAGGGATTTGTCGCCACTGTTGATTGAAGTTGGCATAGGCCAGCGAGAACTTCGCTTTGGCGACCCCCTTTACGCTGGGACGCGGCTTGCCCAACTGCTGATCGAGTTCCTTGCGAGTGACGAACGACGGCTGTGGGGCGTCCGCTGCTGCGAGTCCCGGGGGCAGTTCGATTTTGTATTTGCCCACATCAACCTTGGCGCTATTCGCGAACTTCAAGCGACCAACAAATTTGGCCTTGAGCAAATTGCTAACGAGAGGCAGCGTAGTCAAAATCGGCGAAGGCATGAGAAACTTCCGAATTGCAGAGAGGTGAAAACGTGCTGGCACGTTCCAAGGCAGGAAAACCAGTTCTCTCTTGAGCGCAATTGGGAGAAATTTGTGACAGGGCGCGCGCAGGCCCGGGTACAGAACGCCCAAACGAGATGGTTTCCCACCAAGTGGGTTAGGCCTAGCGAGGCTGCCAGTTCAACGATCCCGCAGGGATCCAAGCCATTAGCCCCGGGTCGCGCAGCGCACCTGGGGATGAGGATTTCTGTCGGATATTTCTCGCCAAGCCCGACCTACCGGTCCCGAAACACTGGCCTTAACAAGCGGTTCGGCTTTGCTGGAATTCCAGATTCCAGTATGTCTGTACGCAACTTCTTCAGCTCGGCAACCGCCGTTTT
Above is a window of Anatilimnocola aggregata DNA encoding:
- a CDS encoding CBS domain-containing protein, with the protein product MDFQLHLETDTVEQASPSPAVCAAPEESIRNVLRLLREAQTGAAMVCRDEKLLGLCTERDLVRYLASEGNLGASVSTIMVRDPVALQPQDSLATAITLMAGRGFRQLPVVDAAGRILGVLNATGILHYLVQHFPKVVYTLPPAPHHKTSEREGA
- a CDS encoding 2-oxoacid:acceptor oxidoreductase subunit alpha — encoded protein: MSTTIEPVVQSHKQTTKIPSATIRFAGDSGDGMQITGDQFTRTTALLGNDIATFPDYPAEIRAPKGTLAGVSAFQVHFSSEDIFTPGDQLDALVVMNPAALKTNLSDLRKGGILICNSDGFEKKDLELAGETENPLNSQVLEDQYQLFKVPMNKIVEIALKELKAAGMSTKEIDRCKNFFALGLVYWLYGRDMDATIRFLQAKFGNKPQIIEANTKALQAGWNYGETTDAFVSNYKIDPAHLPPGKYRDINGNQAMAWGLMTAAKLSDKELFLGSYPITPASDILHELAKFKNMGVRTFQAEDEIAAITSAIGAAYGGAMAITTSSGPGIALKGEAIGLAVMLEIPLLIINIQRGGPSTGLPTKTEQADLFQAIVGRNGECPLPVIAARGPGDCFYVAQEAWRISTRFMCPVMILSDGYIANGSEPWLIPSMKDLRKIPVTHAPEQIDGSKFLPYKRDEYLSRPWAIPGTKGLMHRIGGLEKQDVTGNVNYEPDNHQHMTNTRAQKVENVALEIGPQEVEGPESGDVLVLSWGGTYGACRTAVEACQGQGLKVAHAHLRWLNPFPSNLGDVLKNYKKVLIPELNMGQLRTFIRSKYLVDAIGFNKVKGRPFAIAELIAEIKRVLPK
- a CDS encoding 2-oxoacid:ferredoxin oxidoreductase subunit beta produces the protein MANDIAPALTSADFASDQDVRWCPGCGDYSILAQMKKVMPQLGIPREKIVFISGIGCSSRFPYYMNTYGMHSIHGRAPAIATGLKCVRPDLQVWVVTGDGDGLSIGGNHFLHLMRRNVDLKILLFNNRIYGLTKGQYSPTSPLGKINKSAPMGVIDNPLNPLSVAIGAEATFVARSIDVNIKHLGEVLKRAAEHKGTAFVEIYQNCNIFNDGAFDYATDKVSKFDTTVELEHGKPLIFGKNKNKGIRLNGTEPEVVELGKGISEDDLLFHDEKAPEPTLAYLLSRMRHPEFPEPIGVFRAVDHPKYDVELNKQVETAREKKGPGDLDALFNSGETWTVG
- a CDS encoding CBS domain-containing protein codes for the protein MECPYCDHPVIEGADHCDECGLPLDDTSLPEPANAVELALLTDRVSLFEGRRPLLISPSLPVREAIRLLALNNIGCMLVVEKGELVGIFTERDVLLKVGEDLATSGEKPVSQFMTANVQSLPVTAKVAFALHRMDLGGYRHVPIVNEHGRPVGIFSLREMLRYLTRTLAE